One window of the Equus caballus isolate H_3958 breed thoroughbred chromosome 2, TB-T2T, whole genome shotgun sequence genome contains the following:
- the TIFA gene encoding TRAF-interacting protein with FHA domain-containing protein A has product MSSFEDADTEETLTCLQMTVYHPGQQPNGIFQSIGFHKREKLPSREEVKFGRSSKVCNYTFQDRQVSRVQFSLQLFKKFDSSVLSFEIKNMSKRTSLIVDNRTLDFLHKVDLPDRCMIRFGDYQILMEKEDGVSLEFFETEFILSPRSLLQKNYWPPQNPIPEYCHSVWSSSQSTSPMETDENEL; this is encoded by the coding sequence ATGTCCAGTTTCGAAGACGCGGACACAGAAGAGACGCTAACCTGTCTCCAGATGACTGTTTACCATCCTGGCCAGCAGCCAAATGGAATATTCCAATCAATAGGGTTTCATAAGCGGGAGAAACTCCCCTCCAGGGAAGAGGTGAAATTTGGCCGAAGTTCCAAAGTCTGTAATTATACCTTTCAGGACAGACAGGTTTCCCGAGTTCAGTTTTCTCTGCAGCTGTTTAAAAAGTTTGATAGCTCAGTTCtctcttttgaaattaaaaatatgagtaaGAGGACCAGTCTGATTGTGGACAACAGGACGCTGGACTTCCTGCATAAAGTGGACCTGCCCGACAGGTGCATGATCAGATTCGGAGACTATCAGATCCTGATGGAGAAGGAAGATGGAGTGTCGTTAGAATTTTTTGAGACGGAGTTTATTTTGTCTCCAAGATCACTCTTGCAAAAAAACTACTGGCCCCCACAGAATCCCATACCTGAGTATTGCCATTCTGTATGGTCTTCCTCCCAAAGCACTTCTCCTATGGAAACGGACGAAAATGAACTGTGA